In the Syngnathus scovelli strain Florida chromosome 8, RoL_Ssco_1.2, whole genome shotgun sequence genome, one interval contains:
- the LOC125973730 gene encoding gamma-crystallin M3-like isoform X1: MFLQIIFYEDRNFQGRSYETSSDCAELTSFLSRCSSCRVESGCFMVYERSNFIGHQMLVRRGEYPDNQRLMGISMSDCIRSCRMIPMHRGPFRMKIFERENFGGQVNELLDDCENIQDSLRMSECQSAQVTEGHWLLYEQPHFRGRMLYLRPGEYRSIREMGTGSVDMRIASIRRIMETC; the protein is encoded by the exons TATGAGGACAGGAACTTCCAGGGTCGCTCCTATGAGACCAGCAGCGACTGCGCCGAGTTGACTTCTTTCCTGAGCCGTTGCAGCTCATGCCGGGTGGAGAGCGGTTGCTTCATGGTCTACGAGCGCTCGAATTTTATTGGCCACCAGATGCTGGTCCGTAGAGGAGAGTACCCCGACAACCAGCGCCTGATGGGAATCAGCATGAGTGATTGCATCCGTTCCTGCCGTATGATCCccatg CACCGAGGTCCATTCAGGATGAAGATATTTGAGAGAGAGAACTTTGGAGGTCAGGTGAACGAGCTGCTCGACGACTGCGAGAACATCCAGGACAGCCTGCGCATGTCCGAATGCCAGTCCGCCCAAGTGACGGAGGGCCACTGGCTGCTGTACGAGCAGCCCCACTTCAGGGGTAGAATGCTCTACCTGAGGCCCGGAGAATACAGGAGCATAAGAGAAATGGGGACGGGTTCAGTTGACATGAGGATTGCATCCATCAGACGCATCATGGAAACTTGTTAA
- the LOC125973730 gene encoding gamma-crystallin M3-like isoform X2 — protein MGRIIFYEDRNFQGRSYETSSDCAELTSFLSRCSSCRVESGCFMVYERSNFIGHQMLVRRGEYPDNQRLMGISMSDCIRSCRMIPMHRGPFRMKIFERENFGGQVNELLDDCENIQDSLRMSECQSAQVTEGHWLLYEQPHFRGRMLYLRPGEYRSIREMGTGSVDMRIASIRRIMETC, from the exons TATGAGGACAGGAACTTCCAGGGTCGCTCCTATGAGACCAGCAGCGACTGCGCCGAGTTGACTTCTTTCCTGAGCCGTTGCAGCTCATGCCGGGTGGAGAGCGGTTGCTTCATGGTCTACGAGCGCTCGAATTTTATTGGCCACCAGATGCTGGTCCGTAGAGGAGAGTACCCCGACAACCAGCGCCTGATGGGAATCAGCATGAGTGATTGCATCCGTTCCTGCCGTATGATCCccatg CACCGAGGTCCATTCAGGATGAAGATATTTGAGAGAGAGAACTTTGGAGGTCAGGTGAACGAGCTGCTCGACGACTGCGAGAACATCCAGGACAGCCTGCGCATGTCCGAATGCCAGTCCGCCCAAGTGACGGAGGGCCACTGGCTGCTGTACGAGCAGCCCCACTTCAGGGGTAGAATGCTCTACCTGAGGCCCGGAGAATACAGGAGCATAAGAGAAATGGGGACGGGTTCAGTTGACATGAGGATTGCATCCATCAGACGCATCATGGAAACTTGTTAA